A portion of the Blautia hansenii DSM 20583 genome contains these proteins:
- a CDS encoding GIY-YIG nuclease family protein — MKDNLTEELCGIYCIENTINEKKYIGMSRNIKRRWNEHKSYLNNHTHANQYLQSAWIKYGETNFNFYVLELCEEKNLSERECHYIKLYKSMSHQNGYNLTPGGENTSIGKVVICLKDKSTYNFVHEAASSANVSSATMSIWCKQKRNYMYLEEFDELSSEEKDYWINFNWEEYDHVRLGKAHSRENLSKETLEKYKQALTGENNPRATKVYCPQLDEAFDCIKYASDKYGVNRGSITSCLKGRLKSAGKHPVTGEKLTWEKIEK, encoded by the coding sequence ATGAAAGATAATTTAACTGAAGAATTATGCGGTATTTACTGTATTGAAAATACAATAAACGAGAAAAAATATATTGGAATGTCAAGGAATATAAAAAGAAGATGGAATGAGCATAAGTCTTATTTAAACAATCATACGCACGCAAATCAATATTTACAATCAGCGTGGATTAAGTATGGAGAAACAAATTTTAACTTTTATGTTCTTGAGTTGTGCGAAGAAAAAAATCTTAGCGAAAGAGAATGTCATTATATTAAATTATACAAATCTATGTCGCATCAAAATGGATATAATTTAACCCCCGGAGGAGAAAATACTTCTATCGGTAAGGTTGTTATATGTCTAAAAGATAAATCCACCTATAATTTTGTGCATGAGGCAGCGAGCAGTGCAAATGTTAGTTCTGCAACAATGTCTATTTGGTGTAAACAAAAACGAAATTACATGTATCTGGAAGAATTTGATGAATTAAGTTCAGAAGAAAAAGATTATTGGATAAATTTTAATTGGGAAGAATATGATCATGTCAGATTAGGAAAAGCCCATTCTCGTGAAAACTTATCTAAAGAAACACTGGAAAAATATAAGCAAGCCCTTACAGGAGAAAACAATCCAAGAGCTACTAAAGTATATTGTCCTCAATTAGATGAAGCATTTGATTGTATCAAATATGCGTCAGATAAATATGGAGTTAATCGAGGAAGTATTACTTCATGTTTAAAAGGGAGATTAAAAAGTGCTGGTAAACATCCCGTTACCGGTGAAAAACTAACATGGGAAAAAATCGAAAAATGA